The Microcoleus sp. FACHB-68 genomic interval TGCACCTGGGTGATTCCAGGCAAGGCATATTCAATCGGATCTTCTGCGGTACTGATATTAATCCCCGGATCGTTCCGTTCTGAGAGGACTGAGTACAGAGAAGTTGATTTACCAGAGCCGGTTGGCCCTGTCACCAAAATCAGCCCGAAAGGCCGAGCAGCCACTTCTCTAACTTGAGCAAGCGTTTCTGGATCGCTGATTAATTTATCCAAACCCAGCTGGGTGGACGAGTTATCCAAGATCCGCAACACGATCTTTTCGCCATACCGGCTGGGCAAACAATTCACCCGAAAGTCCACTGTGCGTCCCTGAAACACCCGGCGGATACGGCCATCCTGAGCCACCCGTCTTTCGGCGATATCCATTTGGGCGATGATTTTGAAACGAGAGGTAATCGCAGGAATCACCTTTTTTGGTAAGCGCGGAAACGGCTCATGCAGCACCCCATCCTTCCGCATCCGAACCTGAAGATACTCTTCTTGGGGTTCAACGTGGATGTCAGACGCCCCATCGGTGAGTGCCTTGGCCAAAATTTTATTAACGATGGCAATCACCGGCCCGGATTCTGCGTCTCCTAAAGCCGCGTCGAGGTTCATATCCTCGTCAACGGCTGCATCTTCTATCTCTCCATCGCCCTCGAAGGCATCTGGTTGGAAGTTCAGATCGAGCACTTGGGCTTTTGCTTGCTGAGCCGCTTGCTGCTTCATCTGCTCATCTAAATACTGAGAGATGAGCTGCTCGTAGTCTTCTGCGGTAATTACCCTTTTTTGCAGCCCCAATCTTTGGGGTTGCAGAATTCGGTTGAGATCGTCCAGAGCGTTTAAATTGTCTGGATCGACCATTGCCACCAAGACTGAGGGTGGCTCAGTTTCATGTTGTTGTAGTGGGATTAACCGATGGCGACGGCAGGTGTCTTTGGAAATCAGGGTTTCAATCAGGGAACCGATTTGTTCGCTGGCTATCTGAGTAAGTTCTGGATCGAACGCTTCAACGCCGTAGAGAATTTTGAGTTCAAATAGCTGTAGTTTTTTATACTGGCGCAGTAATTCTGGCGGCAGTTGCTTGCCGGTGATTGCTTCGAGTGCCGAGATTAGGGGCTTACCCTCTTCGCGGCTCTGCTTCATGGCTTGCTGCAACTGTGCTGTGTCTGCGAAGCCGGCCTGAATCAGTTTATTCCCGAAGGGAGAAAAATTACTCTGGACAGTAATGAGCGCACGCCGCTGCGATGAAGTGTTAGTCATGGCTGATGAATCAGAACTCCTTTCCCTTGGATTTGCAAAAGTCTGCAAGCAGAATTTATAAAGATGACACCCGCTTTGTCTGAATCTATGTCAGCCGACCGCAACACTTTTGTTGAAGTTTTCATTTTCAACGTCCGAGGCAAGCGGGGCACCCTTACGGGAAAATACCTGGCGCTTAATGCTTCCCCTTGGGGTTATGCGGGTCAAGGCTACCGATTTTGTGCGGCGAAAGGCTTCTCGTCAAGGTCATCTCTTGTTTGGGAAGCCGATCAGTTGAACCGGCGGGCCATGAGCCTGATGGGCTGGGTCGTTGCTGGTGTATAGAAGATGCACTTATTGTTCCCAAATAATAGCTGTTATTAACCGATTGGGCGGATTGGCTGTAATATATTTTTGGTTTAGATATCACGACTGTACTGGATACCTGAAGCTCACCGACTCGTTAATTGAGGGCAGTGAAAACAGCACTGGCACCAGCATAATTACTAGGGTTGCCTGTCAGTTCGTCGGGCAAGTTGTTAATTGAGGCAGCAAACGCTGCAATGTCTAAGTTCACTCGCAATTTTAACGTCGAGTCGGCTCGTCACCAGTCTTGATACAGAAGGTTAGGGAGAATGAGTGACCTCAACCTTAGTGTAACCGCGTTAAACACCTTTGAGTAGAGCGCCCGTCTTTGGGTAGGGTAAAGAGCGGCTTCTGTACTTAAGGTTTTGACCGAAAGCGTTTTTGAAACCGGCTGTTGACTTCATGGAACACCGATGGCATGGCTTAACCTCTCTGTCAGGTTTTG includes:
- a CDS encoding GspE/PulE family protein is translated as MTNTSSQRRALITVQSNFSPFGNKLIQAGFADTAQLQQAMKQSREEGKPLISALEAITGKQLPPELLRQYKKLQLFELKILYGVEAFDPELTQIASEQIGSLIETLISKDTCRRHRLIPLQQHETEPPSVLVAMVDPDNLNALDDLNRILQPQRLGLQKRVITAEDYEQLISQYLDEQMKQQAAQQAKAQVLDLNFQPDAFEGDGEIEDAAVDEDMNLDAALGDAESGPVIAIVNKILAKALTDGASDIHVEPQEEYLQVRMRKDGVLHEPFPRLPKKVIPAITSRFKIIAQMDIAERRVAQDGRIRRVFQGRTVDFRVNCLPSRYGEKIVLRILDNSSTQLGLDKLISDPETLAQVREVAARPFGLILVTGPTGSGKSTSLYSVLSERNDPGINISTAEDPIEYALPGITQVQVIRAKGLDFSNILRAFLRQDPDVILVGETRDKETAKTAIEAALTGHLVLTTLHTNDAAGAIARLDEMGVEPFMVSGALLGVLAQRLMRRVCSQCRLEYKPTPEELGRYALSASQEVNVTFFKANTIAPAERKAASDRGELCPKCAGVGYKGRVGVYEFLKTTERLAGLISQGAPTERIKEAAIEEGMKTLLAYSLQLVREGHTTFEEVERVTFTDTGLEAELKAKRKQGLTCKTCIAELQPEMLDCPYCMTPRFQD